A genomic region of Camelus ferus isolate YT-003-E chromosome 11, BCGSAC_Cfer_1.0, whole genome shotgun sequence contains the following coding sequences:
- the KCNIP2 gene encoding Kv channel-interacting protein 2 isoform X6 — MNLEGLEMVAVLVVLALFVKVLEQFGLFEPVSLEDSVEDEFELSTVCHRPEGLEQLQEQTKFTRKELQVLYRGFKNECPSGIVNEENFKQIYSQFFPQGDSSTYATFLFNAFDTNHDGSVSFEDFVAGLSVILRGTIDDRLNWAFNLYDLNKDGCITKEEMLDIMKSIYDMMGKYTYPALREEAPREHVESFFQKMDRNKDGVVTVEEFIESCQKDENIMRSMQLFDNVI, encoded by the exons ATGAACCTGGAAGGGCTGGAGATGGTCGCTGTGCTTGTGGTCCTCGCTCTGTTTGTCAAGGTCCTGGAGCAGTTTGGCCTCTTTGAGCCTGTCTCCTTGGAAG ACAGCGTGGAGGATGAGTTTGAACTGTCCACTGTGTGTCACCGGCCTGAGGGTCTGGAGCAGCTACAGGAACAAACCAAATTCACGCGCAAGGAATTGCAAGTCCTGTACCGGGGCTTCAAAAAC gaatGTCCCAGTGGAATTGTCAATGAGGAGAACTTCAAGCAGATTTACTCCCAGTTCTTTCCTCAAGGAG ACTCCAGCACATATGCCACCTTCCTCTTCAATGCCTTTGACACCAACCATGATGGCTCAGTCAGTTTTGAG GACTTTGTGGCTGGTTTGTCGGTGATTCTTCGGGGAACCATAGATGACAGGCTGAACTGGGCCTTCAACCTGTATGACCTCAACAAGGATGGCTGCATCACCAAGGAG GAAATGCTTGATATCATGAAGTCCATCTATGACATGATGGGCAAGTATACATATCCTGCACTCCGGGAGGAGGCCCCAAGAGAACATGTGGAGAGCTTCTTCCAG AAGATGGACAGGAACAAGGATGGTGTGGTGACTGTCGAGGAATTCATTGAGTCTTGTCAAAAG GACGAGAACATCATGAGGTCCATGCAGCTCTTTGACAATGTCATCTAG
- the KCNIP2 gene encoding Kv channel-interacting protein 2 isoform X2, producing MRGQSRKESLSDSRDLDGSYDQLTGHPPGPTKKALKQRFLKLLPCCGPQALPSVSENSVEDEFELSTVCHRPEGLEQLQEQTKFTRKELQVLYRGFKNECPSGIVNEENFKQIYSQFFPQGDSSTYATFLFNAFDTNHDGSVSFEDFVAGLSVILRGTIDDRLNWAFNLYDLNKDGCITKEEMLDIMKSIYDMMGKYTYPALREEAPREHVESFFQKMDRNKDGVVTVEEFIESCQKDENIMRSMQLFDNVI from the exons GCCACCCTCCAGGGCCCACTAAAAAAGCGCTGAAGCAGCGGTTCCTCAAGCTGCTGCCTTGCTGCGGGCCCCAAGCCCTGCCCTCAGTCAGTGAAA ACAGCGTGGAGGATGAGTTTGAACTGTCCACTGTGTGTCACCGGCCTGAGGGTCTGGAGCAGCTACAGGAACAAACCAAATTCACGCGCAAGGAATTGCAAGTCCTGTACCGGGGCTTCAAAAAC gaatGTCCCAGTGGAATTGTCAATGAGGAGAACTTCAAGCAGATTTACTCCCAGTTCTTTCCTCAAGGAG ACTCCAGCACATATGCCACCTTCCTCTTCAATGCCTTTGACACCAACCATGATGGCTCAGTCAGTTTTGAG GACTTTGTGGCTGGTTTGTCGGTGATTCTTCGGGGAACCATAGATGACAGGCTGAACTGGGCCTTCAACCTGTATGACCTCAACAAGGATGGCTGCATCACCAAGGAG GAAATGCTTGATATCATGAAGTCCATCTATGACATGATGGGCAAGTATACATATCCTGCACTCCGGGAGGAGGCCCCAAGAGAACATGTGGAGAGCTTCTTCCAG AAGATGGACAGGAACAAGGATGGTGTGGTGACTGTCGAGGAATTCATTGAGTCTTGTCAAAAG GACGAGAACATCATGAGGTCCATGCAGCTCTTTGACAATGTCATCTAG
- the KCNIP2 gene encoding Kv channel-interacting protein 2 isoform X5: MRGQSRKESLSDSRDLDGSYDQLTGHPPGPTKKALKQRFLKLLPCCGPQALPSVSEIGWVFRFLGDSSLPSALAAPASLRPHRPRPLDPDSVEDEFELSTVCHRPEGLEQLQEQTKFTRKELQVLYRGFKNECPSGIVNEENFKQIYSQFFPQGDSSTYATFLFNAFDTNHDGSVSFEDFVAGLSVILRGTIDDRLNWAFNLYDLNKDGCITKEEMLDIMKSIYDMMGKYTYPALREEAPREHVESFFQKMDRNKDGVVTVEEFIESCQKDENIMRSMQLFDNVI; this comes from the exons GCCACCCTCCAGGGCCCACTAAAAAAGCGCTGAAGCAGCGGTTCCTCAAGCTGCTGCCTTGCTGCGGGCCCCAAGCCCTGCCCTCAGTCAGTGAAA TCGGCTGGGTCTTCCGCTTTCTCGGTGACAGTTCGCTCCCTTCAGCATTAGCCGCCCCAGCCTCCCTCCGCCCCCACAGACCCCGCCCGCTGGACCCAG ACAGCGTGGAGGATGAGTTTGAACTGTCCACTGTGTGTCACCGGCCTGAGGGTCTGGAGCAGCTACAGGAACAAACCAAATTCACGCGCAAGGAATTGCAAGTCCTGTACCGGGGCTTCAAAAAC gaatGTCCCAGTGGAATTGTCAATGAGGAGAACTTCAAGCAGATTTACTCCCAGTTCTTTCCTCAAGGAG ACTCCAGCACATATGCCACCTTCCTCTTCAATGCCTTTGACACCAACCATGATGGCTCAGTCAGTTTTGAG GACTTTGTGGCTGGTTTGTCGGTGATTCTTCGGGGAACCATAGATGACAGGCTGAACTGGGCCTTCAACCTGTATGACCTCAACAAGGATGGCTGCATCACCAAGGAG GAAATGCTTGATATCATGAAGTCCATCTATGACATGATGGGCAAGTATACATATCCTGCACTCCGGGAGGAGGCCCCAAGAGAACATGTGGAGAGCTTCTTCCAG AAGATGGACAGGAACAAGGATGGTGTGGTGACTGTCGAGGAATTCATTGAGTCTTGTCAAAAG GACGAGAACATCATGAGGTCCATGCAGCTCTTTGACAATGTCATCTAG
- the KCNIP2 gene encoding Kv channel-interacting protein 2 isoform X1, with translation MRGQSRKESLSDSRDLDGSYDQLTGHPPGPTKKALKQRFLKLLPCCGPQALPSVSETLAAPASLRPHRPRPLDPDSVEDEFELSTVCHRPEGLEQLQEQTKFTRKELQVLYRGFKNECPSGIVNEENFKQIYSQFFPQGDSSTYATFLFNAFDTNHDGSVSFEDFVAGLSVILRGTIDDRLNWAFNLYDLNKDGCITKEEMLDIMKSIYDMMGKYTYPALREEAPREHVESFFQKMDRNKDGVVTVEEFIESCQKDENIMRSMQLFDNVI, from the exons GCCACCCTCCAGGGCCCACTAAAAAAGCGCTGAAGCAGCGGTTCCTCAAGCTGCTGCCTTGCTGCGGGCCCCAAGCCCTGCCCTCAGTCAGTGAAA CATTAGCCGCCCCAGCCTCCCTCCGCCCCCACAGACCCCGCCCGCTGGACCCAG ACAGCGTGGAGGATGAGTTTGAACTGTCCACTGTGTGTCACCGGCCTGAGGGTCTGGAGCAGCTACAGGAACAAACCAAATTCACGCGCAAGGAATTGCAAGTCCTGTACCGGGGCTTCAAAAAC gaatGTCCCAGTGGAATTGTCAATGAGGAGAACTTCAAGCAGATTTACTCCCAGTTCTTTCCTCAAGGAG ACTCCAGCACATATGCCACCTTCCTCTTCAATGCCTTTGACACCAACCATGATGGCTCAGTCAGTTTTGAG GACTTTGTGGCTGGTTTGTCGGTGATTCTTCGGGGAACCATAGATGACAGGCTGAACTGGGCCTTCAACCTGTATGACCTCAACAAGGATGGCTGCATCACCAAGGAG GAAATGCTTGATATCATGAAGTCCATCTATGACATGATGGGCAAGTATACATATCCTGCACTCCGGGAGGAGGCCCCAAGAGAACATGTGGAGAGCTTCTTCCAG AAGATGGACAGGAACAAGGATGGTGTGGTGACTGTCGAGGAATTCATTGAGTCTTGTCAAAAG GACGAGAACATCATGAGGTCCATGCAGCTCTTTGACAATGTCATCTAG